The following coding sequences are from one Oryzisolibacter sp. LB2S window:
- a CDS encoding EamA family transporter has product MSMALTRADWAKALVVVAVWGLNFVVMKWGLATVSPLLLCALRFLAASLPFVLFVPRPRQLSWGILAAYGLVQGVGQFGLLFTGMHLGMPAGISSVVLQTQAFITMLMAAALMGETPRRWQWLGLCIAIGGLVLIGAAHGDGASGMTLVGFVLTVGAAAMWAGSNLLTRLAARQGPYEPVPFVVWSSLFPIVPLLVLACAVEGTEAVGTQLRQLGWRELAVVAYLALLSTLLGYGLWTRLLQRYAASTVAPLSLLVPVVGLLSAMLLLGERPTAWQWLGTLGVLTGMVVNQFGGLWSQRGRGAAVG; this is encoded by the coding sequence ATGAGCATGGCACTGACGCGCGCCGACTGGGCCAAGGCCCTGGTGGTGGTCGCCGTCTGGGGGCTGAACTTCGTGGTCATGAAGTGGGGGCTGGCCACCGTGTCGCCGCTGCTCCTGTGTGCGCTGCGCTTTCTGGCCGCGTCCCTGCCCTTTGTGCTCTTCGTGCCCCGGCCGCGGCAGCTGTCCTGGGGCATTCTGGCGGCCTACGGCCTGGTGCAGGGCGTGGGGCAGTTCGGCCTGCTGTTCACGGGCATGCACCTGGGCATGCCGGCCGGCATCTCCTCGGTGGTGCTGCAGACGCAGGCCTTCATCACCATGCTGATGGCCGCGGCCCTGATGGGCGAGACGCCCCGGCGCTGGCAATGGCTGGGCCTGTGCATCGCCATTGGCGGGCTGGTGCTCATCGGCGCCGCGCACGGCGACGGGGCCTCGGGCATGACGCTGGTCGGCTTCGTGCTGACCGTGGGCGCCGCGGCCATGTGGGCCGGCTCCAACCTGCTCACGCGCCTGGCCGCGCGCCAGGGGCCCTATGAACCCGTGCCCTTCGTCGTCTGGAGCAGCCTGTTTCCCATCGTGCCCCTGCTGGTGCTGGCCTGCGCCGTCGAGGGCACGGAGGCGGTCGGCACGCAGCTGCGTCAACTGGGCTGGCGCGAGCTGGCCGTGGTGGCCTATCTGGCGCTGCTCTCCACGTTGCTGGGCTACGGTCTGTGGACGCGCCTGCTGCAGCGCTACGCCGCGAGCACCGTGGCGCCGCTGTCGCTGCTGGTGCCGGTGGTCGGTCTGCTGTCAGCCATGCTGCTGCTGGGCGAGCGGCCCACCGCGTGGCAGTGGCTGGGCACGCTGGGCGTGCTCACGGGCATGGTGGTGAACCAGTTCGGCGGCCTGTGGTCGCAGCGGGGCAGGGGCGCGGCGGTGGGGTGA
- the pmbA gene encoding metalloprotease PmbA has product MNKPSSRALRSASAQTSSRTSSQSPSQPDSGFSYTREFFEGLVDHALAHAKKLGASDAGADASEGCGLSVNVRKGELETVERNRDKSLGVTVYLGHRRGNASTSDFSAAAVERTVQAAFDIARFTAEDPVAGLPDEADIAPADSHRDLQLFHPWSVTSEEAARLALACESAAFKTHRRITNSEGAGVSAQQSHFFSAHTRGFRGGYASSRHSISVAPIASLPGRNGEMQRDAWYSSMRSAQDLATPEAVGRYAAQRALSRLGARKIPTTQCPVLFESPLAAGLLGGFVQAISGGALYRKSSYLVDSLGKQVFADHIDLIEDPFILGGKGSAPYDDEGVRVARRQVVEAGRVQGYFLSSYSARKLGMKTTGNAGGSHNLVLSSRLTQPGDDLDAMLKKLGTGLFVIELMGQGVNYVTGDYSRGASGFWVENGQIAHPVHEITIAGNLRDMLRGIVAMGADAYTHGAKTVGSILVERMKVAGS; this is encoded by the coding sequence ATGAACAAACCCAGCTCCCGCGCCCTGCGCAGCGCATCGGCGCAGACCTCGTCCCGCACCTCTTCCCAGTCGCCGTCCCAGCCCGACAGCGGCTTCAGCTACACCCGCGAATTCTTCGAGGGCCTGGTCGACCATGCCCTGGCCCATGCCAAAAAACTCGGCGCGAGCGACGCCGGCGCCGATGCCTCCGAGGGCTGCGGTCTGTCGGTCAACGTGCGCAAGGGCGAGCTCGAGACCGTGGAGCGCAACCGTGACAAGTCCCTGGGCGTGACCGTGTACCTCGGCCACCGTCGCGGCAACGCCAGCACCTCGGACTTCTCGGCCGCCGCCGTCGAGCGCACCGTGCAGGCCGCGTTCGACATTGCCCGCTTCACCGCCGAGGATCCCGTGGCCGGCCTTCCCGACGAGGCCGACATCGCCCCCGCGGACAGCCACCGAGACCTGCAGCTGTTTCACCCCTGGTCCGTCACCAGCGAGGAGGCTGCGCGGCTGGCGCTGGCCTGCGAGTCCGCGGCCTTCAAGACCCACAGGCGCATCACCAACAGCGAGGGCGCGGGCGTGTCGGCGCAGCAGAGCCATTTCTTCAGCGCACACACGCGCGGCTTTCGCGGCGGCTACGCGAGCTCGCGTCACAGCATCTCGGTGGCGCCCATTGCCTCCCTGCCCGGACGCAATGGCGAGATGCAGCGCGACGCCTGGTACAGCTCCATGCGCAGCGCGCAGGACCTGGCCACGCCCGAGGCCGTGGGCCGCTACGCCGCCCAGCGCGCCCTGAGCCGCCTGGGCGCGCGCAAGATTCCCACCACGCAATGCCCGGTGCTGTTCGAGTCGCCGCTGGCCGCCGGCCTGCTGGGCGGCTTCGTGCAGGCCATCAGTGGCGGCGCGCTCTACCGCAAGAGCAGCTATCTGGTCGACTCGCTGGGCAAGCAGGTGTTTGCCGACCACATCGACCTCATCGAAGACCCCTTCATCCTCGGCGGCAAGGGCAGCGCGCCGTATGACGACGAGGGCGTGCGCGTGGCGCGGCGCCAGGTGGTCGAGGCCGGGCGCGTGCAGGGCTATTTCCTGAGCAGCTACTCGGCGCGCAAGCTCGGCATGAAGACCACGGGCAACGCCGGTGGCTCGCACAACCTGGTGCTGTCCTCGCGCCTGACACAGCCCGGCGACGATCTGGACGCCATGCTCAAGAAACTCGGCACGGGCCTGTTCGTCATCGAGCTCATGGGCCAGGGCGTGAACTATGTGACCGGCGACTACTCGCGCGGCGCCAGCGGCTTCTGGGTGGAAAACGGCCAGATCGCCCACCCGGTGCACGAGATCACGATCGCCGGCAACCTCAGGGACATGCTGCGCGGCATCGTGGCCATGGGGGCGGACGCCTACACCCATGGCGCCAAGACCGTGGGCTCCATCCTCGTCGAGCGCATGAAGGTCGCCGGCAGCTGA
- the yjgA gene encoding ribosome biogenesis factor YjgA: MSRKPQKGYFVKGHFVAEGSELDLQLKAELKGTTGATKTDLKREMESLQALGGELLTLRADLFARLQLPEKLQEALADARRITNFEGKRRQMQFIGKLMRKLDDDQVAAIQSALDEQRSGSAAEKLALHQAEHWRDRLIADDAALQPWLQQYPGTDTQQLRALIRQARKDAPPADRAAVSQGLAPRKGRAYRELFQLVRAQMSAALADNDTPAHTDDEEDGHAPQQP, encoded by the coding sequence ATGTCACGCAAACCCCAAAAAGGCTATTTTGTGAAAGGCCACTTCGTTGCCGAGGGCAGCGAGCTGGACCTGCAACTCAAGGCCGAACTCAAGGGCACCACCGGTGCCACCAAGACCGACCTCAAGCGCGAGATGGAGTCGCTGCAGGCGCTCGGCGGCGAGCTGCTCACGCTGCGCGCCGACCTGTTTGCACGCCTTCAGCTCCCCGAGAAGCTGCAGGAGGCGCTGGCCGACGCGCGGCGCATCACCAACTTCGAGGGCAAGCGCCGGCAGATGCAGTTCATCGGCAAGCTCATGCGCAAGCTCGACGACGACCAGGTCGCGGCCATCCAGTCGGCGCTGGACGAGCAAAGGAGCGGCTCGGCCGCCGAGAAGCTGGCCCTGCACCAGGCCGAGCATTGGCGCGACCGTCTGATCGCCGACGACGCCGCGCTGCAACCCTGGCTGCAGCAATACCCGGGCACGGACACGCAGCAGCTGCGCGCGCTGATCCGCCAGGCGCGCAAGGACGCCCCGCCCGCCGACAGGGCCGCCGTCTCCCAGGGCCTGGCGCCGCGCAAGGGCCGCGCCTACCGCGAGCTGTTCCAGCTGGTGCGTGCGCAAATGAGCGCCGCCCTGGCCGACAATGACACCCCAGCCCATACCGATGACGAGGAGGACGGCCATGCCCCACAGCAACCATGA
- the mog gene encoding molybdopterin adenylyltransferase, with protein sequence MPHSNHEYAPVRIGIVSISDRASSGSYEDKGLPALHDWLKRALHNPIAFEPRLIPDEKERISATLIELVDAGCSLVLTTGGTGPAPRDVTPEATLAVADREMPGFGEQMRQISLAFVPTAILSRQVAVIRGNSLIINLPGQPKAIAETLEGLKNTDGTQRVAGIFAAVPYCIDLIGGPYLETRSEVCKAFRPKSAAR encoded by the coding sequence ATGCCCCACAGCAACCATGAGTACGCGCCGGTCAGGATCGGCATAGTCTCCATCAGCGACCGCGCCAGCAGCGGCAGCTACGAGGACAAGGGCCTGCCCGCGCTGCACGACTGGCTCAAGCGCGCGCTGCACAACCCCATCGCCTTCGAGCCGCGCCTGATCCCCGACGAGAAGGAGCGCATCAGCGCCACGCTCATCGAACTGGTCGATGCCGGCTGCTCCCTGGTGCTGACCACCGGCGGCACCGGCCCCGCGCCGCGCGACGTCACGCCCGAGGCCACGCTGGCCGTGGCCGACAGGGAGATGCCGGGCTTTGGCGAGCAGATGCGCCAGATCTCGCTGGCCTTCGTGCCAACGGCCATCCTGTCACGCCAGGTGGCGGTGATCCGCGGCAACAGCCTGATCATCAACCTGCCGGGCCAGCCCAAGGCCATCGCCGAGACGCTGGAGGGCCTGAAGAACACCGACGGCACGCAGCGCGTCGCGGGCATCTTCGCGGCCGTGCCCTATTGCATCGACCTCATCGGCGGGCCGTACCTGGAGACGCGCTCCGAGGTCTGCAAGGCCTTCCGGCCCAAGTCGGCCGCGCGCTGA
- a CDS encoding NAD(P)-dependent alcohol dehydrogenase, with protein MTAMMKAAIFVEKGRIELADKPIPEVGPNDALIRITTTTICGTDVHILKGEYPVAQGLTVGHEPVGVIEKLGSAVQGYQEGQRVIAGAICPNFNSYAAQDGFPSQDGSYLVPRGLCGCHGYKATAGWRFGNLIDGTQAEYVLVPDAQANLAPIPDGLSDEQVLMCPDIMSTGFKGAENANIRLGDTVVVFAQGPIGLCAAAGARLLGATTVIAVDGNDHRLGISRKLGADVTLNFREVDVVEEVMRLTGGKGADSSIEALGTQATFAQAMQVLKPGGTLSSLGVYSEDLSIPLAQFAAGLGDHTIRSALCPGGKERMRRLMNVIAANRLDLGLLVTHQRRLDDIVEAYDLFAHQRDGVLKIAIHP; from the coding sequence ATGACCGCCATGATGAAAGCCGCCATCTTCGTCGAGAAAGGCCGCATCGAGCTGGCCGACAAGCCCATCCCCGAGGTGGGCCCCAACGATGCGTTGATCCGCATCACAACCACCACCATCTGCGGCACGGACGTGCACATCCTCAAGGGCGAATACCCGGTCGCCCAGGGGCTGACCGTGGGCCATGAGCCCGTGGGCGTCATCGAAAAGCTCGGCAGCGCCGTGCAGGGCTACCAGGAGGGCCAGCGCGTGATCGCCGGCGCCATCTGTCCCAACTTCAACAGCTACGCCGCACAGGACGGCTTCCCCAGCCAGGACGGCAGCTACCTCGTGCCGCGCGGCCTGTGCGGCTGCCACGGCTACAAGGCCACGGCGGGCTGGCGCTTTGGCAACCTGATCGACGGCACCCAGGCCGAATATGTGCTGGTGCCCGACGCCCAGGCGAACCTGGCCCCCATCCCCGACGGCCTGAGCGACGAGCAGGTGCTGATGTGCCCGGACATCATGTCCACGGGCTTCAAGGGCGCGGAGAACGCCAACATCCGGCTCGGCGACACCGTGGTGGTGTTCGCCCAGGGCCCCATCGGCCTGTGCGCCGCGGCCGGCGCGCGCCTGCTTGGGGCCACGACGGTGATTGCCGTGGACGGCAACGACCACCGTCTGGGCATATCGAGAAAGCTCGGCGCCGACGTGACGCTGAACTTCCGCGAAGTGGACGTGGTGGAGGAGGTGATGAGGCTCACGGGCGGCAAGGGCGCCGACAGCTCCATCGAGGCCCTGGGCACACAGGCCACCTTCGCGCAGGCCATGCAGGTGCTCAAGCCCGGCGGCACGCTGTCGAGCCTGGGCGTGTACTCCGAAGACCTGTCGATCCCGCTGGCGCAGTTTGCCGCGGGACTGGGCGACCACACCATACGCAGCGCGCTGTGCCCGGGCGGCAAGGAGCGCATGCGCCGCCTCATGAACGTGATTGCCGCCAACCGACTGGATCTGGGCCTGCTGGTCACGCACCAGCGCAGGCTCGACGACATCGTCGAGGCCTACGACCTGTTTGCCCACCAGCGCGACGGGGTGCTGAAGATCGCCATCCACCCGTAG
- a CDS encoding nitroreductase, with translation MEVIEALRQRRSVRAFLPEAPPAALVQTLLQEAAQAASGGNLQPWRVVALTGEPLRKLVTAVSRAQPDEDRGNQTYPPSLWEPYRSRRFENGEDLYRAIGIPREDKAGRLEQLAKNARFFGAPVGIFICVDERMGLPQWADLGIYLQSLMLLAVHHGLATCAQGFWRRYASTLQRELALPEPYHVACGVALGYEDQAAPINTMRSTRAPWEEWAELRGFS, from the coding sequence ATGGAAGTGATCGAAGCCCTGCGCCAGCGCCGCTCGGTGCGCGCGTTCTTGCCCGAGGCACCGCCGGCCGCGCTGGTGCAGACCCTGCTGCAGGAGGCCGCGCAGGCCGCATCGGGCGGCAACCTGCAGCCCTGGCGCGTGGTGGCGCTCACGGGCGAGCCGCTGCGCAAGCTGGTGACGGCCGTGTCCCGTGCCCAGCCCGACGAGGACCGTGGCAACCAGACCTACCCGCCCAGCCTGTGGGAGCCCTACCGCTCGCGCCGCTTTGAGAACGGCGAGGACCTGTACCGCGCCATCGGCATTCCGCGCGAGGACAAGGCCGGGCGCCTTGAGCAGCTGGCCAAGAACGCGCGGTTCTTCGGCGCGCCCGTGGGCATCTTCATCTGCGTCGACGAGCGCATGGGCCTGCCGCAATGGGCAGACCTCGGCATCTACCTGCAGTCGCTGATGCTGCTGGCCGTGCACCACGGCCTGGCGACCTGCGCGCAGGGCTTCTGGCGCCGCTACGCCAGCACGCTGCAGCGCGAGCTGGCGCTGCCCGAGCCCTATCACGTGGCCTGTGGCGTGGCCCTGGGCTACGAGGACCAGGCCGCGCCCATCAACACCATGCGCTCCACGCGCGCGCCCTGGGAGGAGTGGGCCGAGCTGCGCGGGTTCTCCTGA
- the cysE gene encoding serine O-acetyltransferase, with protein MLSRLRSDIQCILDRDPAARSRFEVITCYPGLHAIWLHLPAHWCWTHGFKWLGRFISHVARWLTGIEIHPGAVIGERVFIDHGMGVVIGETAVVGDGCTIYHGVTLGGTSLYKGAKRHPTLGENVVVAAGAKVLGGFEVGDGAKIGSNAVVIKPVPAGATAVGIPARIIPSKEGHSADVTEPHRPEEAKFSAYGVTGMQDDPLTQAMRGLIDSAGAQEHQIALLWQAIEKLSQSTPQGEGCVPCDAALREQFPAAKLNDIIGK; from the coding sequence ATGCTCTCCCGCCTGCGATCCGACATCCAGTGCATTCTTGACCGCGACCCGGCCGCCCGCTCGCGCTTCGAGGTCATCACCTGTTACCCGGGCCTGCACGCCATCTGGCTGCATCTGCCCGCGCACTGGTGCTGGACGCATGGCTTCAAGTGGCTCGGGCGTTTCATCTCGCATGTGGCGCGCTGGCTCACGGGCATAGAGATACACCCGGGCGCCGTCATCGGCGAACGCGTGTTCATCGACCACGGCATGGGCGTGGTGATCGGCGAGACGGCCGTCGTGGGCGACGGCTGCACCATCTACCACGGCGTGACGCTGGGCGGCACCTCGCTCTACAAGGGCGCCAAGCGCCACCCCACGCTGGGCGAGAACGTCGTGGTTGCCGCGGGCGCCAAGGTGCTGGGCGGCTTCGAGGTGGGCGACGGCGCGAAGATCGGCAGCAACGCCGTGGTCATCAAGCCCGTGCCCGCGGGCGCCACGGCCGTGGGCATACCGGCACGCATCATCCCCTCCAAGGAGGGACATAGCGCCGATGTGACAGAGCCGCACAGGCCCGAGGAAGCAAAATTCAGCGCCTATGGCGTGACCGGCATGCAGGACGACCCGCTGACCCAGGCCATGCGTGGCCTGATCGACAGCGCGGGCGCGCAGGAGCACCAGATCGCCCTGCTGTGGCAGGCCATAGAAAAGCTCTCGCAGTCCACGCCCCAGGGCGAGGGCTGCGTGCCCTGCGATGCCGCCCTGCGCGAGCAGTTCCCCGCGGCCAAGCTCAACGACATCATCGGCAAGTGA
- a CDS encoding RNA methyltransferase — MKTRFILIQTSHAGNVGAAARAMKTMGFDDLVLVAPRWPNVLRREETIQRASGALDVLQNARIVATLDEALDGMSHLCATAMTPRDFGPPTRAPRAHFEMLLKEELFAPCGSGLETDLAVSSGPESGVAFLFGSERFGMANEDVYRCHVALSIPTNPCFGSLNLGAAVQLIAYEWRQALGGFVVQDVAPQGQRADGAQLAGMLAHWEQALTAIGFLDPAAPKKLMPRLNQLFNRAQLTQEEIHILRGVAKSMLQAAGPNR, encoded by the coding sequence ATGAAAACCCGCTTCATCCTCATTCAGACCAGCCATGCCGGCAACGTGGGCGCCGCCGCGCGCGCCATGAAGACCATGGGCTTTGACGACCTGGTACTCGTCGCCCCGCGCTGGCCCAATGTGCTGCGCAGGGAGGAAACCATCCAGCGCGCCAGCGGTGCGCTGGACGTGCTGCAGAACGCGCGCATCGTCGCCACGCTGGACGAGGCGCTCGATGGCATGAGCCATCTGTGCGCCACGGCCATGACGCCGCGCGACTTCGGCCCGCCCACGCGCGCGCCGCGTGCGCATTTCGAGATGCTATTGAAAGAGGAGCTGTTCGCGCCATGTGGTAGTGGGCTGGAGACCGATTTGGCTGTAAGTTCAGGTCCCGAATCGGGCGTGGCCTTTCTGTTCGGCTCCGAGCGCTTCGGCATGGCCAACGAGGATGTCTACCGCTGCCATGTGGCGCTCTCGATTCCGACCAATCCGTGCTTTGGCTCGCTCAACCTGGGTGCGGCCGTGCAGCTCATCGCCTATGAATGGCGCCAGGCGCTGGGCGGCTTTGTCGTGCAGGACGTGGCGCCCCAGGGCCAGCGCGCCGATGGCGCGCAGCTCGCCGGCATGCTCGCGCATTGGGAGCAGGCCCTCACGGCCATCGGCTTTCTCGATCCGGCGGCGCCCAAGAAGCTCATGCCGCGGCTCAACCAGCTGTTCAACCGCGCGCAGCTCACGCAGGAGGAAATCCACATCCTGCGCGGTGTCGCCAAGTCCATGCTGCAGGCCGCGGGGCCAAACCGCTAG
- a CDS encoding inositol monophosphatase family protein, producing the protein MSSNLHPMLNVAIKAARAAGAIINRAALDVEAVRISQKQINDFVTEVDHAAEQAIIDTLLTAYPGHGILAEESGSTRGSQHSDYVWIIDPLDGTTNFIHGFPVYCVSIALSCKGKIEHAVVYDPTRNDLFTATRGRGAFLNERRIRVSKRTRLGDCLISTGFPFRPGDNFKQYMAMMAELMPRTAGLRRPGAAALDLAYVAAGFCDGFFEAGLSIWDVAAGSLLVTEAGGLVGNFTGEADFLEQRECLAGTPRIYGQLVGLLGKYSKFAPAGDKAAVRQALANGADGAAGADDGEAAEPRLDEDATAHPDSAAENAQTRPDATP; encoded by the coding sequence ATGTCGTCCAATCTGCACCCCATGCTCAACGTGGCCATCAAGGCCGCTCGCGCCGCAGGCGCCATCATCAACCGCGCGGCCCTCGATGTGGAGGCCGTGCGCATCTCGCAAAAGCAGATCAACGACTTTGTGACCGAGGTCGACCACGCGGCCGAGCAGGCCATCATCGACACCCTGCTCACGGCCTACCCGGGCCATGGCATCCTGGCCGAGGAATCGGGCTCCACGCGCGGCTCCCAGCATTCGGACTATGTCTGGATCATCGACCCGCTGGACGGCACGACCAACTTCATCCACGGCTTTCCCGTCTACTGCGTGAGCATTGCGCTGTCCTGCAAGGGCAAGATCGAGCATGCCGTGGTCTACGACCCCACGCGCAACGACCTGTTCACGGCCACGCGCGGGCGCGGCGCCTTCCTCAACGAGCGGCGCATCCGCGTCTCCAAGCGCACGCGCCTCGGGGACTGCCTGATCTCCACGGGCTTTCCCTTCCGCCCGGGCGACAACTTCAAGCAGTACATGGCCATGATGGCCGAGCTCATGCCGCGCACGGCGGGCCTGCGCCGCCCCGGCGCCGCGGCGCTTGACCTCGCCTATGTGGCCGCTGGCTTTTGCGACGGCTTCTTCGAGGCCGGCCTGTCGATCTGGGACGTGGCCGCGGGCAGCCTGCTGGTGACCGAGGCCGGCGGCCTGGTGGGCAACTTCACGGGCGAGGCGGACTTCCTCGAGCAGCGCGAATGCCTGGCCGGCACGCCGCGCATCTACGGCCAGCTCGTCGGCCTGCTGGGCAAGTACAGCAAGTTCGCCCCGGCCGGCGACAAGGCCGCCGTGCGCCAGGCCCTGGCCAACGGAGCCGACGGCGCGGCCGGCGCGGATGACGGCGAGGCCGCCGAGCCCCGCCTGGACGAGGACGCCACCGCACACCCGGACAGCGCGGCCGAGAACGCGCAGACGCGCCCAGACGCGACTCCATAG
- a CDS encoding TRAP transporter small permease subunit → MQALLALSRAIDKLNAFVGKYSIWLIFAATVISALNAIVRKVFNYSSNGFLEVQWYLFAWSFLIAAGWTLLHREHVRIDVLNSRLSKKAQLWIEILGLVFFLTPMCLMVLWLSIPIVAERYVSGEMSPNPGGLIRWPVWVALPAGVALLLLQGWSELIKCIAFLRGQGPDPTVKLQEKSAEQELVEALRQHQGASQTH, encoded by the coding sequence ATGCAGGCCTTACTCGCCCTCTCGCGGGCCATCGACAAGCTCAATGCCTTTGTCGGCAAGTACAGCATCTGGCTGATCTTTGCCGCCACGGTCATCAGCGCGCTCAACGCCATCGTGCGCAAGGTGTTCAACTACAGCTCCAACGGCTTTCTGGAGGTGCAGTGGTATCTGTTTGCCTGGTCGTTCCTGATCGCCGCGGGCTGGACGCTGCTGCACCGCGAGCATGTGCGCATCGACGTGCTCAACAGCCGCCTGTCCAAGAAGGCACAGCTGTGGATAGAGATCCTGGGCCTGGTGTTCTTCCTCACGCCCATGTGCCTGATGGTGCTGTGGCTGAGCATTCCCATCGTCGCCGAGCGCTATGTCTCGGGCGAGATGTCGCCCAACCCCGGCGGCCTGATCCGCTGGCCGGTCTGGGTGGCCCTGCCCGCAGGCGTGGCGCTGCTGCTGCTGCAGGGCTGGTCCGAGCTGATCAAGTGCATTGCCTTCCTGCGCGGCCAGGGGCCCGATCCGACCGTGAAGCTGCAGGAAAAATCCGCTGAGCAGGAGCTCGTCGAGGCCCTGCGCCAACACCAGGGCGCCAGCCAGACCCACTGA
- a CDS encoding TRAP transporter large permease subunit — MEFLAANFAPVMFAGLIVFLILGFPVAFSLGAAGLFFALVGVELGVFTSAIYSWLPQRLIGIMSNETLLAVPFFTLMGLILERSGMAEDLLETVGQVFGPLRGGLALAVVLVGAMLAATTGVVAASVISMGLISMPIMLRYGYDRRLASGVIAASGTLAQIIPPSLVLIVLADQMGKSVGDMYKGAFIPGFALMGLYILWVFALAIFKPSMVPALPPEARTFREPNGHSGYRSLGVLALLSTAVAVVLARNMEAVHTWWQGTPVEFVPTDEKIVVAMCGGTFVAWLIALVNRITRMGLLSQLAERVTFVLIPPLLLIFLVLGTIFLGVATPTEGGAMGAMGALIMAAMRRRINMDLLKQALGTTTKLSSFVMFILIGATIFSMVFQAADGPVWVEHLLTQLPGGQLGFLIFVNVMIFVLAFFLDFFELSFIVVPLLAPIADKMGIDLIWFGVLLAVNMQTSFMHPPFGFALFFLRSVAPDKPYVDHVTHKTIAPVTTMQIYKGAIPFLVLQLSMVAILIAFPGLVTGNLDKKVDVDMKAVGEQMFEQLNQDSEGDGLGENREEGFGEEPGSGSEEPPAIEGLDAPTDPSTPEAGQEGHESNEEDDPVKALERAVGKP; from the coding sequence ATGGAATTTCTTGCTGCCAACTTTGCCCCGGTGATGTTCGCGGGGTTGATCGTGTTCCTGATTCTGGGCTTTCCCGTGGCCTTCAGCCTGGGCGCGGCCGGTCTGTTCTTTGCCCTGGTGGGCGTGGAGCTGGGGGTATTCACCAGCGCCATCTATTCCTGGCTGCCGCAGCGCCTCATAGGCATCATGAGCAACGAGACCCTGCTGGCCGTGCCCTTCTTCACCCTCATGGGGCTGATTCTGGAGCGCAGCGGCATGGCCGAGGACCTGCTCGAGACCGTGGGCCAGGTGTTCGGCCCGCTGCGCGGCGGTCTGGCCCTGGCCGTGGTGCTGGTGGGCGCCATGCTGGCCGCCACCACCGGCGTGGTGGCCGCATCGGTGATCTCCATGGGCCTGATCTCCATGCCCATCATGCTGCGCTATGGCTATGACCGGCGCCTGGCCTCGGGCGTGATCGCGGCCTCGGGCACGCTGGCGCAGATCATCCCGCCATCGCTGGTGCTGATCGTGCTGGCCGACCAGATGGGCAAGAGCGTGGGCGACATGTACAAGGGCGCCTTCATCCCCGGCTTTGCGCTCATGGGCCTGTACATCCTGTGGGTGTTTGCGCTCGCCATCTTCAAGCCCAGCATGGTGCCGGCACTGCCGCCCGAGGCCCGCACCTTCCGCGAGCCCAATGGCCATTCGGGCTACCGCTCGCTGGGCGTGCTGGCCCTGCTGTCCACGGCGGTGGCCGTGGTGCTGGCCAGGAACATGGAGGCCGTGCACACCTGGTGGCAGGGCACGCCCGTCGAGTTCGTGCCCACCGACGAGAAGATCGTCGTCGCCATGTGCGGCGGCACCTTCGTGGCCTGGCTGATCGCGCTCGTCAACCGCATCACGCGCATGGGGCTGCTGTCGCAACTGGCCGAGCGCGTGACCTTCGTGCTGATTCCGCCGCTGCTGCTCATCTTCCTCGTGCTGGGCACCATCTTCCTGGGCGTGGCCACGCCAACCGAGGGTGGCGCCATGGGTGCCATGGGCGCACTGATCATGGCCGCCATGCGCCGGCGCATCAACATGGACCTGCTCAAGCAGGCACTGGGCACGACCACCAAGCTGTCGTCGTTCGTGATGTTCATCCTGATCGGCGCCACCATCTTCAGCATGGTGTTCCAGGCGGCCGACGGTCCAGTGTGGGTCGAGCACCTGCTGACCCAGCTGCCCGGCGGACAGCTGGGCTTTCTGATCTTCGTCAACGTGATGATCTTCGTGTTGGCGTTCTTCCTGGACTTCTTCGAGCTGTCCTTCATCGTCGTGCCGCTGCTGGCGCCAATTGCCGACAAGATGGGCATCGACCTGATCTGGTTCGGCGTGCTGCTGGCGGTGAACATGCAGACCTCCTTCATGCACCCGCCGTTTGGCTTTGCGCTGTTCTTCCTGCGCTCGGTCGCACCCGACAAGCCCTATGTGGACCATGTGACGCACAAGACCATCGCCCCGGTGACCACGATGCAGATCTACAAGGGCGCAATTCCCTTCCTGGTGCTGCAGCTGTCCATGGTCGCCATCCTCATCGCCTTCCCCGGCCTGGTGACGGGCAACCTGGACAAGAAGGTCGACGTGGACATGAAGGCCGTGGGCGAGCAGATGTTCGAGCAGCTCAACCAGGACAGCGAGGGCGACGGTCTGGGAGAGAACCGGGAAGAAGGTTTCGGCGAGGAACCGGGCAGCGGCAGCGAGGAGCCGCCCGCCATCGAAGGCCTGGACGCACCCACCGACCCGTCCACGCCGGAGGCAGGCCAGGAGGGCCACGAGAGCAACGAGGAGGACGACCCCGTCAAGGCCCTGGAGCGCGCGGTCGGCAAGCCGTAG